The window CATAGGTGCGCGAATATCAAATACGTGGAATTTAAACTACGGCGGAAATTTCATAaatcaaattgtttaaaattgtcGCCATAGATTGTTGTTATTCATCCCTATAACCTCCACTCAGTATGGAACGATAAGAAATTTGGATTTAGGACAGTTGAACTTGTTCAAGAGCCGATTGAACATTCAAATGGTAAGgtacatttttaatttaaagagataGAGAAATATAAGCAGAGGATGTTCTTTCTCCATCTATCTTGCGCGATTCATCCGACTTTTTCTATCTATGGCTAGATCAATGAATTTTTGTACtagtttttatcttattttaggTTTAAGTTTTTACTTTAAGATCAATGGGCGTCCAATATTTCTCAAAGGAGCGAATTGGATCCCCGCTGGTAAGTTACTACTCTAGTTTGGCGAGGCAACATCATGGTATGTCGAGTTTTAGTAGCAACagataaatagatgtgcatattttaaatggctagcctcacaaatatcgagggatatacacTGTCTATTGTTTCCAGGAGGGACCCTGACTTAGACGAGGAGTCCTATAGTATCTAATGCTTATTTTTAACGTCCgcacggcccacacagtgtacAATTTcctcaatttccctcacatggcttaggTTTACTTTGAGCTatagtaacattcactcgcccatttTGACTCGCAGCATCTTGAAATTTTATCTTCTAGATGCTTTTCAAGAACGTGTATCATTCGTTGTGCTGGAGAATTTATTTAAATCATCAGTTGACGCGAATATAAACACTTTAAGAGTCTGGGGAGGAGGTGTATATGAACAGGAGCGTTTTTATGAGTTAGCAGATGAACTAgggtatgtaattttttttctaataattcaCCTTATTTTTTATCATTCCATAATTGTTTCCTTCTTCATTCAGGATTGTGATATGGCAAGACCTTATGTTTGCTGTAGCTTTGTACCCTGTCAACGAAAAATTTCTGGAAAGTGTTCAGAAAGAAATTATAACACAGGTAAATTTCCAATgtccttgtttttcttttattccctattttgctgtttttatgtttttttaaatcgcgcgCTTTTTTAGGTTCGACGGTTACAACACCACCCTTCTATTATTGCTTGGAGCGGAAATAATGAAAACGAGGCTGCTATTGCGCAAACATGGTGGTTCGTATGATTTGTTATGCTTGTGAGGAGACTCAAAAAATTTGAATATGTCCGCTACACTTGTCAAATTATAAGCCATAGAAAACCTTGAAATTAGACTAAGTGACCTTAAAGCCTTCTCTTGAGAAAAACCTAGAAATATTGATATCcctaaaacatttttgtctaGTTATTAAACATTGCATCGCGTAGGATGCTctgttacttttttaaataattaattttgccTGAATTTAAATGTTTAACACTTCTAATTTTGGGGTATTTTTTGCATTCTTTACTTTTTAAAGTATTTCTCTTGTGGCTATATGCTTCGAAACCcagaaatatcgcaaaatacctTGAAAAACGCTCAAAAAAGGCGATAAAAACTATTGCAAATCATGAAATTGTTTAAAACGTTTCGTTTAGGGACGGAGTAAAAACCAACAGAAAACAACTTGTAAAGGACTATGTAAAGGTACTGTTTTCACATAAATTGTGCGTAAAAGTAAAAACTTGTTTAATTAAACGTTTACTCGTGTTATTAGCTATACGTTGAAACCATTGAGCCAATCATAAAACGTGAAGATTGGACACGGCCGTTTATCACATCATCGCCTTCAAATGGTTTGGAAAGCAAAAAAGTTGGCTATATTGCGAAAGATCCTCAAAATCCCTTATATGGAGATGGTAAGATTGAATACTTTTGTACGGGCAAATCTTACAGTCATCCGACCCTTTTACACTGTGCGTCGTAATGTTTTAATCGTAGGAAATAATGCGGGAGAAATTTTTGCCAGTTTTGGCGATCTTTTTTGCAACaaacaaatactttttaaaaagaaattaaaacgaTTCGCAAAAACTATTCCGCGCTTAAGTTTTTTATGACAACTAAAATTACCGATTCCTAGAAAGTAATccaaaatcgcaaaaatttctctcgcattattttctacaaataaagtaaatattatgtttactttcttttacCTTAAAGTTCATTTTTACGACTACGGAAACGATTGTTGGAATTCAAGCATGTTTCCTAATCCACGATTTGCTTCGGAGTATGGCTATCAGTCCTATCCATCATTCATCACCATGTCGCAGGTGGCTACAACAGATGACTTAAAATGGAACAGTTCACTAATGTTTCACCGGCAGCACCACGCAAATGGTACGAAAGAGTATTGTTCACcatgactttttatttttaaatttgatttctctttGTTTTCATCACAGCGGACTCTATAAAGATTAGTCTTACAATAAAGGCCTTTTCAATGAGTGCGCTGAAAAATACAAGCGTGTGCAGTCATATAGATAATAGGGAGGCAAAAAGTTCGATGAGAAATATTTTTGCACGACTTTTAGAATTTCGGCGTACAAAGACtgcatatattttattaaaagctAAATTTATACTTTagttaaaaacaagtttcaTAAAGACTTTCTTCCGTCATTACATTTTAAAGCAGTAAAATTTAGACATTGAAAATAGAAAGTACTTTTAATTCTTAATGTATTTAATACTTTATAATCCTTGTATTACCACCGCGTCTATCTCTAGTGTTGATACTTGAAATTATCATGCAATTAGGTATCAGTTTTGCTTATTCCTATTACTGCACTTTACGCGCCTTGCGGGTTCTGCACCAACTCAGATTCTCCGTTAACAAAACATttctaaataattctttttttgtctCTCCTATGTAGTCTGTTTGACTTTATTTTTAGCCtttacaaatttattttcaGGTAACGAAGAAAtggaaaattttataaaacttcACTACAACCTACCGACCTTATCCAACGAGCAACAGTACTTTTGGTATATGATCTATCTTTCACAAATTGTCCAAGCTACATGCGTCAAATACGAAAGCGAACATTACAGAAGACTTCAAGGAAATTTAGTGAATGGCACTGGGCACACTATGGGTGCTCTCTACTGGCAGTTGAATGATATTTGGCAGGCACCTTCTTGGTCGTCAATAGAATATGGTGGGAGGTGGAAGGTAAGTGATACACCTTTGGATACCACCCGTTTCAATTTACAAACATTTCTTTCCCCCTCCAATGGTAAAGAAATCAGACACCACCCTCCTTCCATAATAATTCAGATTAAACAGAAATATTCAGTGGGCCTATAAAAGAAAATACACGTgtaatttccaaaaaaactctTAACATCATAAGGAACAAGTATACACGATATACaagaaattatctacatttttgCCAATGAAGTCGGAATTAAAAGTAAAAGGCATTGTGTTTAAAGGAGGTGTGCTAGCACAATTTGAATAATATTGAAACTACTCCCCCAAACCAAAAAACAACCTGAACAAAAGAAAACTGCCACTATCACTCCCTATTTAAGATCTCAGAATGAAAATCAACCCACTTTATATTCTTAACACATCCCCAAAGCAtaggtttgaaaaaaaatattacaccaCTTCCTCCTTTATAAGCCCATAACCCACTCcaccaaaaaataaataaataaataagagaGTGAGCCAAACATAGAACGTATAAACATTTTACAGGTATAAATATTCGCATGAATTTATATAATCTTAGATGTTACATTATTACGCGCAACAATTTTTCAAGCCTGTTTCCATCACTGGCCATGTAGAAAATGGTAAACTGAAAGTTTATCGTGTTACTGACCATCCAAGTGATGCACTAAATTTGGTTCTTAGTGTCAAAGTGTATAAATGGGATGATTTTGATGTGATTTGGATGAAAAATGCGGATGTTGTGGAATCGGAAAAGGCTTCAGTAAGTATTGTATCTATATTTCCCTTAATTTTTATCACCTTTACAATTTTTcgttcaaaattaaaattttagggaaaatgtcaggaaaattaGAGATAAGGGTCGAAGATCGGTGGATGCCTTATCGGTCCGAATATTTTCAGATCTaagtaactaaattttgttTAGGTAAAAAAATAGGGTTTGACGAATGAGAAACGACCAAAATTGGGTTGATAAAGGTTCACTAATTGCAATTTCTTGGTTTTTAGATGCTCATCTTTGAAGACGACGTTGAAAGTTTGTGTAatgatttaaaatgttttgttaaatTACAACTGAGATATCAAAACAAAGAAGATATCATATCAGAGAGTGACGTTTTCTTGTCATCATTTTCAAAATTAACGTTAAATGATCCAAATATAAAGGTTGGttagacttatttacctaaaaaatTACCCCTTCATTAGTACACTGCAGATTTGAATAATCGAGGATAATGTCAGCAAaatgttatttgtttattttctagATTGTCTCGTTAAGTCAGTTGACGAAATTAGAGTACAAAATCAACTTGAAATGTGATTATCCAGCTGCTTTTGTGTGGCTAGAAACAACAGTGGGAGGAAGGTTTTCTAATAATGGTTTTATAATGGCGGAACAAAACACAAGTGTAAGTAAAATAAGCAAGACAAATACAATCCTCATAAATGTGCGTGCAGCAAAATATGTATACTAATGAACCTCTGCTCAGGAACGAGGCTTGTATGTATGATTTGATTTAAATTAAATAACAACCTTGGAGCATAGTAGTACTTCCCGaatatttcttttgttgttattgAAGTGGACTTTTTTGGTGACTTTTTGTAGGATACTCCCAACTAAATTTCAACTTGTTACTAATTTTGTGTGTGTAGGGGTACTTTTTCTGTTTAACGACCGGACTACAACGCATTGAGTGGAAACTTACATTGAATTGAAAATATAAAGGTCTATGAAAAAATATAGAGTTTTAGTTTTCCAGCATA is drawn from Hydractinia symbiolongicarpus strain clone_291-10 chromosome 8, HSymV2.1, whole genome shotgun sequence and contains these coding sequences:
- the LOC130655079 gene encoding beta-mannosidase-like; translated protein: MNLLFVSLRSFMFFCLHKHLAVCNEKINLSDNAWSINCYGLNISIPANVPGSVYTALIDNEIIKDPYFGKRDDTYAWIADKSWSYRTEFKVIRSNLKKHSRIVFYGVDTVADILLNKNLLGKTDNMFSTYSFYITPYLKEENFLEIHFTSPTLYAKNRSENYYLKHGYNVPPQFLPKVQHGRNHQNFIRKEQCSFSWDWGPSFPTIGIWKDVVLEFAEEVVLDDMLVHTIYHNDKQIWNVMFEVTMESYIDEEMVFSYGFDVFKQTQKIKVKTGVQKITLDIMSIPKYMISLWWPNGYGNQTLYRASIVVIHPYNLHSVWNDKKFGFRTVELVQEPIEHSNGLSFYFKINGRPIFLKGANWIPADAFQERVSFVVLENLFKSSVDANINTLRVWGGGVYEQERFYELADELGIVIWQDLMFAVALYPVNEKFLESVQKEIITQVRRLQHHPSIIAWSGNNENEAAIAQTWWDGVKTNRKQLVKDYVKLYVETIEPIIKREDWTRPFITSSPSNGLESKKVGYIAKDPQNPLYGDVHFYDYGNDCWNSSMFPNPRFASEYGYQSYPSFITMSQVATTDDLKWNSSLMFHRQHHANGNEEMENFIKLHYNLPTLSNEQQYFWYMIYLSQIVQATCVKYESEHYRRLQGNLVNGTGHTMGALYWQLNDIWQAPSWSSIEYGGRWKMLHYYAQQFFKPVSITGHVENGKLKVYRVTDHPSDALNLVLSVKVYKWDDFDVIWMKNADVVESEKASMLIFEDDVESLCNDLKCFVKLQLRYQNKEDIISESDVFLSSFSKLTLNDPNIKIVSLSQLTKLEYKINLKCDYPAAFVWLETTVGGRFSNNGFIMAEQNTSVVFYGWKNSFVSVNTLASTIKVISLYDAYRSDV